Proteins co-encoded in one Rattus rattus isolate New Zealand chromosome 5, Rrattus_CSIRO_v1, whole genome shotgun sequence genomic window:
- the Bpifa1 gene encoding BPI fold-containing family A member 1 isoform X1 translates to MFLVGSLVVLCGLLAQSTAQLAGLPLPLGQGLPLPLGQGLPLPLGQGLPLAVSPALPSNPTDLAGNFANALSGGLLSGGLLGILENIPLLDVIKSGGGSSNGLVGGLLGKLTSSVPLLNNILDIKITDPRLLELGLVQSPDGHRLYATIPLSLKLQVNMPVLGSFLQLAVKLNITAEIVAVKDNQGRIHLVLGDCTHSPGSLQITLLNGVTPVQSSLDSLTGILTKVLPELIQSKVCPLINGILSGLDVTLVHNVAELLIHGIQFVIKV, encoded by the exons ATGTTTCTAGTTGGGAGTCTCGTCGTCCTCTGTGGGCTGCTGGCCCAGAGCACAGCCCAGCTAGCAGGCCTGCCTTTGCCCCTGGGGCAGGGTCTGCCTTTGCCCCTGGGGCAGGGTCTGCCCTTGCCCCTGGGGCAGGGTCTGCCTTTGGCCGTGAGCCCAGCACTGCCTTCAAATCCCACAGATCTTGCTGGAAACTTCGCAAATG CTCTCAGTGGTGGCCTGCTCTCTGGGGGACTGCTGGGCATCTTGGAAAATATTCCACTCCTGGATGTTATAAAGTCTGGAGGAGGCAGTTCCAATGGCCTGGTTGGGGGCCTGCTTGGAAAACTGACGTCATCAGTCCCTCTCCTGAACAACATCCTTGA CATAAAAATCACTGATCCTCGGCTGCTGGAACTTGGCCTTGTGCAGAGCCCTGATGGCCATCGTCTCTACGCCACCATCCCTCTGAGCTTGAAACTCCAAGTGAATAT GCCCGTGCTTGGAAGTTTTTTGCAACTTGCTGTGAAGCTGAACATCACCGCAGAGATTGTAGCCGTGAAAGACAATCAGGGGAGGATCCATCTGGTTCTTGGTGACTGCACCCACTCCCCTGGCAGCCTGCAAATCACCTTGCTCAACGG AGTCACTCCTGTTCAGAGCTCTTTAGACAGCCTCACAGGGATACTGACTAAAGTCCTTCCTGAGCTGATCCAGAGCAAG GTATGTCCTCTGATCAATGGGATTCTCAGCGGTTTGGATGTCACCCTGGTGCATAACGTTGCTG AATTACTGATCCATGGAATACAATTTGTCATCAAAGTTTAG
- the Bpifa1 gene encoding BPI fold-containing family A member 1 isoform X2, which translates to MFLVGSLVVLCGLLAQSTAQLAGLPLPLGQGLPLPLGPALPSNPTDLAGNFANALSGGLLSGGLLGILENIPLLDVIKSGGGSSNGLVGGLLGKLTSSVPLLNNILDIKITDPRLLELGLVQSPDGHRLYATIPLSLKLQVNMPVLGSFLQLAVKLNITAEIVAVKDNQGRIHLVLGDCTHSPGSLQITLLNGMGVTPVQSSLDSLTGILTKVLPELIQSKVCPLINGILSGLDVTLVHNVAELLIHGIQFVIKV; encoded by the exons ATGTTTCTAGTTGGGAGTCTCGTCGTCCTCTGTGGGCTGCTGGCCCAGAGCACAGCCCAGCTAGCAGGCCTGCCTTTGCCCCTGGGGCAGGGTCTGCCTTTGCCCCTGGG CCCAGCACTGCCTTCAAATCCCACAGATCTTGCTGGAAACTTCGCAAATG CTCTCAGTGGTGGCCTGCTCTCTGGGGGACTGCTGGGCATCTTGGAAAATATTCCACTCCTGGATGTTATAAAGTCTGGAGGAGGCAGTTCCAATGGCCTGGTTGGGGGCCTGCTTGGAAAACTGACGTCATCAGTCCCTCTCCTGAACAACATCCTTGA CATAAAAATCACTGATCCTCGGCTGCTGGAACTTGGCCTTGTGCAGAGCCCTGATGGCCATCGTCTCTACGCCACCATCCCTCTGAGCTTGAAACTCCAAGTGAATAT GCCCGTGCTTGGAAGTTTTTTGCAACTTGCTGTGAAGCTGAACATCACCGCAGAGATTGTAGCCGTGAAAGACAATCAGGGGAGGATCCATCTGGTTCTTGGTGACTGCACCCACTCCCCTGGCAGCCTGCAAATCACCTTGCTCAACGG GATGGGTG TCACTCCTGTTCAGAGCTCTTTAGACAGCCTCACAGGGATACTGACTAAAGTCCTTCCTGAGCTGATCCAGAGCAAG GTATGTCCTCTGATCAATGGGATTCTCAGCGGTTTGGATGTCACCCTGGTGCATAACGTTGCTG AATTACTGATCCATGGAATACAATTTGTCATCAAAGTTTAG